From Campylobacter showae CSUNSWCD, one genomic window encodes:
- a CDS encoding molybdopterin-dependent oxidoreductase, with translation MNLQRRNVLKGGAALAAAPLFSSVTASNLLGAELNTANVRNGEVLTAAHWGMLKVSVKDGKIVKSEPFQKTSEVYNPLQHYTADMVYKSRIKYPMVRKSYLENPDSPKPELRGKDGWVRVRYEDAIKLVARELKKTRKQKGLEGVFAGSYGWKSSGNVHNSRILLHRFMNLSGGFVGSLGDYSTGASQIIMPHVVGSIEVYEQQTSWPVVLENSKVVVIWGANPVATLRIAWTSTDEQGFKYFEELKNKKDIKVIIIDPIRSDTAQYFDKAQWIAPMPNTDTAIMLGMMHYLYESGKYDKNFIETYTSGFDKFLPYLLGKTDGTPKNLEWASKICGLQASLIKELADTFAANRTMIMSGWGMQRAHHGEQPHWAMVTLAAMLGQIGLPGGGFGLSYHYSNGGAPTCKGAVIGGVNSASVGKFNDEGEFIGTDSGEFDANGRFVAKAAAVAGTGQSWLQKATNYAFPVARIADALLNPGKVIDHDGKKITYPDIDFIYWVGGNPFAHHQETNRLLEAWRKPRTVVVNEAYWTPTAKMADIVFPTTTAYERNDVTMTGDYSNMNIVPMKQVVEKYAEARDDYQIFTDLCKAYAKNLVVAYTDNGKDEFDWIKEYYGAAYEQVKAIPDFQTDMKPFEEFWNENKPVTFASTPESDTWVRFGEFREDPVLNPLGTPSGLIEIYSETIEKMGYDDCGAHPMWFEPIEWLGMKDKPAELHMLSPHPTDRLHSQLNQTSLRENYAIANREPIWIHPKDAAKKGIKTGDLVRVFNARGEVLAGAHVTKNIKEGVVKLAEGAWYDGFDAGLCKNGSPNVLTIDIPTSKLANGNISHTALVNIEKFTGKAPELTAFSDPKFA, from the coding sequence ATGAACCTACAAAGACGAAATGTATTAAAAGGCGGAGCGGCTCTTGCGGCAGCTCCATTGTTTTCTAGCGTAACGGCGTCAAATTTACTCGGTGCCGAGCTAAATACGGCAAACGTACGTAACGGCGAGGTGCTAACGGCTGCTCACTGGGGCATGCTAAAAGTTAGCGTCAAAGACGGCAAGATCGTAAAATCAGAGCCGTTTCAAAAAACTAGCGAAGTGTATAATCCGCTACAACACTACACCGCCGATATGGTCTATAAATCACGCATAAAATACCCAATGGTGCGCAAAAGCTATCTAGAAAATCCAGACTCGCCAAAACCTGAGCTAAGAGGTAAAGACGGCTGGGTACGCGTACGCTACGAGGACGCGATAAAGCTAGTGGCCAGAGAGCTAAAAAAAACGAGAAAACAAAAGGGACTAGAGGGCGTGTTTGCGGGTAGCTACGGCTGGAAATCAAGCGGCAATGTGCATAACTCAAGAATTTTACTTCATAGATTTATGAACCTTAGCGGCGGATTCGTCGGCTCTTTGGGCGATTATTCTACGGGCGCTAGCCAGATCATCATGCCTCATGTCGTGGGCAGTATCGAGGTATATGAGCAGCAAACCAGCTGGCCTGTGGTACTAGAAAACTCAAAAGTAGTCGTCATTTGGGGTGCAAACCCGGTGGCAACCCTTCGCATAGCGTGGACTAGCACCGACGAGCAGGGCTTTAAGTATTTTGAAGAGCTTAAAAACAAAAAAGATATTAAAGTGATCATCATCGACCCAATCAGAAGTGATACGGCGCAGTACTTTGATAAGGCTCAGTGGATCGCTCCGATGCCAAACACCGACACCGCGATAATGCTAGGTATGATGCACTATCTATACGAGAGCGGCAAATACGATAAAAACTTCATCGAGACCTATACGAGCGGCTTTGATAAGTTCTTGCCGTATCTGCTCGGTAAAACAGACGGCACGCCTAAAAATTTGGAGTGGGCGAGCAAAATTTGCGGCCTTCAAGCAAGCCTCATAAAAGAGCTTGCCGATACCTTCGCCGCTAACCGCACGATGATAATGAGCGGTTGGGGCATGCAGCGCGCGCATCACGGCGAGCAGCCGCACTGGGCGATGGTGACTTTGGCGGCTATGTTAGGTCAGATCGGACTTCCTGGCGGAGGTTTTGGCCTTAGCTACCACTACTCAAACGGCGGCGCTCCGACTTGCAAGGGTGCTGTAATCGGCGGCGTAAATAGCGCAAGCGTGGGTAAATTTAACGACGAGGGCGAGTTTATCGGCACCGATAGCGGAGAATTTGACGCAAACGGCCGCTTCGTTGCTAAGGCTGCAGCGGTTGCGGGTACGGGTCAAAGCTGGCTGCAAAAGGCGACAAACTATGCATTCCCTGTCGCTCGTATCGCGGACGCCCTGCTAAATCCAGGCAAAGTGATCGATCATGACGGCAAGAAAATCACGTATCCTGATATCGACTTTATCTACTGGGTCGGCGGCAATCCTTTCGCTCATCATCAAGAGACGAACCGCCTGCTAGAAGCGTGGCGCAAACCTCGCACGGTAGTCGTAAACGAAGCTTACTGGACGCCGACGGCTAAGATGGCTGATATCGTCTTCCCAACCACTACCGCATACGAGCGCAACGACGTAACGATGACGGGCGACTACTCAAATATGAACATCGTACCGATGAAGCAAGTCGTGGAAAAATACGCCGAAGCGCGCGATGATTATCAAATTTTCACCGATCTTTGCAAGGCCTACGCTAAAAATTTAGTCGTAGCCTACACCGACAACGGCAAGGACGAATTTGACTGGATCAAAGAGTACTACGGCGCGGCGTACGAGCAGGTTAAAGCTATACCTGATTTTCAAACCGATATGAAGCCGTTTGAGGAGTTTTGGAACGAAAATAAGCCGGTAACTTTTGCCTCGACGCCCGAGAGCGATACGTGGGTGAGATTTGGCGAGTTTAGAGAAGATCCGGTGCTAAATCCGCTAGGAACGCCAAGCGGTCTAATCGAAATTTACTCCGAAACCATCGAGAAAATGGGCTATGACGACTGCGGCGCGCATCCGATGTGGTTTGAGCCGATCGAGTGGCTAGGCATGAAAGATAAACCTGCCGAGCTACACATGCTAAGCCCGCATCCGACCGATCGCCTCCACTCGCAGCTAAACCAAACCTCTCTGCGCGAAAACTACGCGATCGCAAACCGCGAGCCGATCTGGATACACCCTAAAGACGCCGCGAAAAAAGGCATAAAAACCGGTGATTTGGTGCGCGTATTTAATGCGCGCGGCGAGGTGCTAGCGGGCGCTCATGTCACTAAAAACATCAAAGAGGGCGTCGTAAAACTAGCCGAGGGAGCTTGGTACGACGGATTTGACGCGGGTCTTTGCAAAAACGGCTCGCCAAACGTGCTAACTATCGATATCCCGACTAGCAAGCTAGCTAACGGCAACATCAGCCACACCGCGCTCGTAAATATCGAGAAATTTACAGGCAAGGCGCCTGAGCTAACGGCGTTTAGCGATCCGAAATTCGCTTAA
- a CDS encoding Dyp-type peroxidase, which produces MQINSQEVTQTPGNNTVFQTWLLSGDENACKKGFERLCALVVNLNKTAKVRFGAEANVNCVIAVGHDAWLKLDLPKPLPKELVNFKAIKGDKHEAVSTAGDIHVHIRALDAADCFDMAQNIKAELFKFAKLADETQGFKYHDGRAIIGFVDGTENPNGEDRDYFAKVGDEDAKFKGGSYVFVQKYKHKMREWNATSVSEQEKVIGRSKAYDIEMSEDEKPSNSHSAAANVGDDKKVVRGNMPFVEGSVTGTYFIAYASTFSTVEAMLKKMFIGEPRGNSDRLLDFSTAMTGALFFVPTFDMLSSYSAQ; this is translated from the coding sequence ATGCAAATAAATTCGCAAGAAGTAACGCAGACGCCGGGCAATAACACCGTCTTTCAAACTTGGTTGCTAAGCGGCGACGAAAACGCCTGTAAAAAGGGCTTTGAGAGGCTTTGCGCTTTGGTGGTAAATCTAAATAAGACGGCAAAAGTAAGGTTTGGCGCAGAGGCGAACGTAAACTGCGTTATCGCCGTCGGACACGACGCGTGGCTAAAGTTGGACTTACCCAAACCGTTGCCAAAGGAACTTGTAAATTTTAAAGCCATCAAAGGCGATAAACACGAAGCCGTGAGCACTGCGGGCGATATCCACGTGCATATTAGGGCGTTAGACGCGGCGGACTGTTTTGATATGGCGCAAAATATAAAGGCCGAGCTTTTTAAATTTGCCAAGCTTGCTGATGAAACTCAAGGCTTTAAATACCACGACGGCAGAGCGATCATCGGCTTTGTAGACGGTACTGAAAATCCAAACGGCGAAGACCGAGATTATTTTGCTAAAGTCGGCGATGAGGACGCGAAATTTAAGGGCGGTAGCTACGTATTTGTACAAAAATATAAACATAAAATGAGAGAGTGGAACGCGACTAGCGTGAGCGAGCAAGAAAAGGTGATCGGTCGCTCAAAAGCTTACGATATCGAGATGAGCGAGGATGAAAAGCCAAGCAACTCGCACTCTGCCGCGGCAAACGTGGGCGACGATAAAAAAGTCGTGCGAGGAAATATGCCTTTTGTCGAGGGAAGCGTGACGGGAACGTACTTTATCGCGTATGCTAGCACATTTTCGACGGTTGAAGCTATGCTAAAAAAGATGTTTATCGGCGAACCGCGCGGCAACTCCGATAGGCTGCTTGATTTTAGTACGGCGATGACCGGAGCGCTCTTTTTTGTGCCTACTTTTGATATGCTCTCAAGCTATAGCGCGCAGTAG
- a CDS encoding cytochrome C-type heme-binding periplasmic protein, translated as MKKILLSSLLACSLFAAGEVYSPSVKDVYADATSQKSIGRLLPTNGVKILATHGDRVKISVKGYQNPAVSNVVYFSDSERVIAVAFAKTATPDIKVVKKGTNGKWDEVETVVYAQKDGFTSDLNGLFAKGGELYKESCGVCHSLHQTTHYKANQWPNLLKSMIARTAIGKDDEWLVIQYLQKHSADVNVAKK; from the coding sequence ATGAAAAAAATTCTATTATCAAGCTTGCTAGCATGTTCGCTCTTTGCAGCGGGCGAGGTGTACAGCCCGTCGGTAAAAGACGTTTACGCCGACGCGACGTCGCAAAAAAGCATAGGTAGACTCTTGCCGACGAACGGTGTTAAAATTTTAGCCACGCATGGCGACCGCGTGAAAATCTCCGTTAAAGGTTATCAAAATCCAGCCGTTAGCAACGTCGTTTATTTTAGCGACTCCGAGCGCGTCATCGCCGTGGCGTTTGCTAAAACCGCGACGCCTGATATAAAGGTCGTAAAAAAGGGCACAAATGGCAAATGGGACGAGGTCGAGACCGTGGTCTATGCGCAAAAAGACGGCTTTACGAGCGATCTAAACGGACTTTTTGCTAAGGGCGGCGAGCTTTACAAAGAGAGCTGCGGCGTGTGCCATTCGCTACATCAAACCACGCACTACAAGGCAAATCAGTGGCCTAACCTGCTAAAATCGATGATCGCGCGAACGGCGATCGGCAAAGACGATGAGTGGCTGGTGATACAGTACTTGCAAAAGCACTCTGCTGACGTGAACGTGGCGAAAAAGTAA
- a CDS encoding MOSC domain-containing protein: MAFLKALLIGKARQYGSVAATDELGKAWRSAIFKNAQTGEIYAGELGFEGDEVADTKHHGGVNKAVFANSLENYPAWEAYLGLKNLPLGAMGENLTISGLDENSVNVGDVHKIGSLVLQVTQPRKPCFKLAKRWGNANLTKEIFATGLTGWYYKVLENGSCKAGCEVEILQKSENALSVMQINKLFFNPSENLDLLPKFRALEALPASWQDDINRRLNGSYSTAFMEKL; encoded by the coding sequence ATGGCATTTCTAAAAGCGCTTTTGATAGGTAAAGCAAGGCAGTATGGTAGCGTGGCGGCTACGGACGAGCTAGGCAAGGCGTGGCGCTCGGCGATATTTAAAAATGCGCAGACGGGCGAAATTTACGCGGGCGAGCTTGGCTTTGAGGGTGACGAGGTGGCCGACACGAAGCATCACGGCGGCGTAAATAAAGCCGTGTTTGCAAATTCACTCGAAAACTATCCCGCGTGGGAAGCTTATTTGGGGCTTAAAAATTTGCCGCTGGGTGCGATGGGCGAAAATTTGACCATTAGCGGGCTAGATGAAAATAGCGTAAACGTGGGCGACGTGCATAAAATCGGCTCGCTAGTGCTGCAAGTAACCCAACCGCGAAAACCGTGTTTTAAGCTCGCAAAGCGGTGGGGAAATGCAAATTTGACTAAAGAAATTTTTGCCACGGGGCTAACCGGCTGGTACTATAAAGTACTAGAAAACGGCTCGTGTAAGGCTGGCTGCGAGGTGGAAATCCTGCAAAAAAGCGAAAATGCTCTAAGCGTGATGCAGATAAATAAACTGTTTTTTAATCCGAGCGAAAATTTGGATTTGTTGCCCAAATTTAGAGCGCTAGAAGCGCTGCCTGCTAGCTGGCAGGACGATATAAATAGACGCTTAAACGGCTCATATAGCACGGCTTTTATGGAAAAACTTTGA
- a CDS encoding CoA-binding protein translates to MPSDLGQILSSAKNIAVVGLSPDESKPSNEVAKFLIERGFNVFPIYPKSDEILGRKVYRNLIQIDENIDIAVMFRKGEFASELVKDAVKKGVKTLWLQLGITNDEAGSVARENGINFVQDRCIKIELQRLD, encoded by the coding sequence ATGCCTAGCGATCTAGGGCAAATTTTATCCTCCGCTAAAAATATCGCGGTCGTGGGCCTTAGTCCAGATGAGAGCAAGCCTAGCAACGAGGTTGCGAAATTTCTAATCGAGCGCGGATTTAACGTATTTCCTATTTATCCAAAATCTGATGAAATTTTAGGGCGAAAGGTTTATCGAAATTTGATCCAAATAGATGAAAATATCGACATCGCCGTGATGTTTAGAAAGGGCGAGTTTGCTAGCGAGCTAGTAAAAGACGCCGTCAAAAAAGGTGTAAAAACGCTGTGGCTGCAGCTTGGTATAACAAACGACGAGGCGGGATCGGTTGCTCGCGAAAACGGGATAAATTTCGTGCAGGATAGGTGCATAAAAATCGAGCTACAAAGGCTTGACTAG
- a CDS encoding DUF4230 domain-containing protein → MIDVTSLILAILLAICVFTIFRFNKALKTAQKPANTQISTEISQLKSIGELSVFQVYSKEIVTKTDHAFGSFGKEYLRWLVSEKKLSMIFEFEINFIYDLTSPRLEIVNVASEEYLIKMPPCKYKFSIANMKFYDEKNGKFIPFLLPDSLNGFFGSSFSEEDKNRLIEEARAEVEKMSVRLINQLQSKIHKSARDTLEAIAKSFGARAVRFEFNDEGEQVQLNLQNVA, encoded by the coding sequence ATGATAGATGTTACAAGCCTTATTTTAGCGATTTTGCTGGCGATTTGCGTATTTACGATTTTTAGATTTAATAAAGCCTTAAAAACCGCGCAAAAGCCCGCGAATACGCAGATTAGCACCGAGATATCGCAGCTAAAATCCATCGGCGAGTTATCCGTTTTTCAGGTCTATAGCAAAGAGATCGTGACCAAAACCGACCATGCATTTGGCAGTTTTGGCAAGGAGTATCTGCGCTGGCTGGTGAGCGAGAAAAAACTCTCGATGATATTTGAGTTTGAGATAAACTTCATCTACGACCTAACGAGTCCGCGCCTAGAGATCGTAAATGTCGCGAGCGAGGAGTATCTCATCAAGATGCCGCCTTGCAAATACAAATTTTCGATCGCAAATATGAAATTTTACGACGAGAAAAACGGCAAATTTATCCCGTTTTTGTTGCCTGATTCGCTAAACGGATTTTTCGGTAGCAGCTTTAGCGAGGAGGATAAAAATAGGCTCATCGAGGAGGCCCGCGCCGAGGTCGAAAAGATGTCCGTGCGCCTGATAAATCAGCTCCAGTCCAAGATCCACAAGTCCGCGCGCGACACGCTCGAGGCGATCGCAAAGAGTTTTGGGGCTAGAGCGGTTAGGTTTGAGTTTAACGACGAGGGTGAGCAGGTTCAGCTAAATCTGCAAAATGTGGCGTGA
- the ilvA gene encoding threonine ammonia-lyase, which produces MISLNKIIQAKRTISGFVYKTPFAYSAKLSLASGALIYLKEENLQRTGAYKIRGAYNKIANLSAQERKKGVVAASAGNHAQGVAISAREFKTPATIVMPESTPLLKVLGTKDLGAEVILKGDNFDEAYAYAVEYAKQQGMSFIHPFDDEYVMAGQGTVGLEMLDDLAELETIIVPVGGGGLISGISSCVKQVNPDIRVVAVSAKGAPAMFNSFGAKKSINSKAVRTIADGIAVRDASETTLANILECVDEFVQVDDEEIANAILFLLETQKIVVEGAGAVGVASILHNKVKFKAGERIGIVLSGGNIDVQMLNVIIEKGLIKSHRKMALQITLIDKPGALMSLTDSLKIANANIVKIDYDRFSTSLEYGDANITITLETKGEDHQELIKKVLREHDFKFIQVF; this is translated from the coding sequence ATGATCTCTCTAAATAAAATAATCCAAGCCAAGCGCACGATAAGCGGCTTTGTGTACAAGACGCCGTTTGCCTACAGCGCAAAACTAAGCCTCGCAAGCGGCGCGCTCATCTACCTAAAAGAAGAAAACCTCCAGCGCACCGGCGCGTACAAGATCCGCGGCGCGTATAATAAAATCGCAAATTTAAGCGCGCAGGAGCGTAAAAAAGGCGTAGTCGCCGCAAGTGCGGGCAATCATGCTCAGGGTGTGGCTATTTCAGCGCGCGAGTTTAAGACGCCTGCCACCATCGTGATGCCTGAGTCCACACCGCTTTTAAAGGTGCTAGGCACAAAAGATCTAGGCGCCGAGGTTATCCTAAAGGGCGATAACTTCGACGAAGCCTACGCCTATGCGGTCGAGTATGCTAAACAGCAGGGCATGAGCTTTATCCATCCATTTGACGACGAGTACGTGATGGCCGGGCAGGGCACGGTGGGGCTAGAGATGCTTGATGATCTGGCTGAGCTTGAAACTATCATCGTACCGGTTGGCGGCGGCGGGCTAATCAGCGGCATATCAAGCTGTGTAAAACAGGTAAATCCAGACATCCGCGTGGTCGCCGTGAGCGCAAAGGGCGCGCCTGCTATGTTTAATAGCTTTGGCGCTAAAAAAAGCATAAACTCAAAAGCCGTGCGCACGATCGCCGACGGTATCGCGGTTCGAGACGCGAGCGAGACGACTCTGGCAAATATCCTAGAGTGCGTAGATGAGTTTGTGCAGGTCGACGACGAGGAGATCGCAAATGCGATTTTGTTCCTGCTTGAGACGCAAAAGATCGTAGTCGAAGGCGCGGGCGCAGTCGGCGTAGCTAGTATCCTGCACAACAAGGTCAAATTTAAAGCCGGCGAGCGTATCGGCATCGTGCTAAGCGGCGGAAATATCGACGTGCAGATGCTAAACGTCATCATCGAAAAAGGCCTCATAAAGTCGCACCGCAAAATGGCGCTGCAAATCACGCTGATAGATAAACCCGGTGCGCTCATGAGTCTAACCGATAGTCTAAAGATCGCAAATGCCAACATAGTAAAGATTGACTACGACCGCTTCTCCACTAGCCTGGAGTACGGCGACGCTAATATCACGATCACGCTCGAAACCAAGGGTGAAGACCATCAAGAACTCATCAAAAAAGTGCTCAGAGAGCATGATTTTAAATTTATTCAGGTGTTTTAG
- a CDS encoding response regulator transcription factor — MYSKIKNILNGVNLLIVEDDESLRESIKMSVENYVSEVYACANAKEALEVFEAKGVNLVLSDINMPHMNGLEMAARIRGLDKDVPIIFLTAYDSDENVLSSIELGSFGVLKKPFEKRELIMEMSFAANKFKNDFAEVDLKNGFKFNAFSRQLTKDGEPVALTKKEQNLLHLFLKNQGRVVSFEMIEACVWQEGSCTADAIRSFVYKLRKKLYPELIQNAQGSGYALILGEQNQRTVSQVGYV, encoded by the coding sequence GTGTATAGCAAAATAAAAAATATCTTAAACGGCGTAAATTTGCTCATCGTCGAGGATGACGAGAGCCTGCGCGAAAGCATCAAAATGTCGGTCGAAAACTACGTGAGCGAGGTTTACGCCTGTGCAAACGCCAAAGAAGCGCTGGAGGTTTTTGAGGCAAAGGGCGTAAATTTGGTGCTTTCTGATATCAACATGCCGCACATGAACGGGCTTGAGATGGCGGCTCGCATCAGGGGGCTGGATAAGGACGTGCCCATTATTTTTCTCACCGCATATGATAGCGACGAAAACGTGCTTAGCTCGATAGAGCTAGGTAGCTTTGGGGTACTAAAAAAGCCCTTTGAAAAGCGCGAACTCATCATGGAAATGAGCTTTGCGGCGAACAAATTTAAAAACGATTTTGCGGAGGTCGATCTAAAAAACGGCTTTAAATTTAACGCCTTTAGCAGGCAGCTAACAAAGGACGGTGAGCCTGTGGCGCTAACGAAAAAAGAGCAAAATTTACTCCATCTTTTTCTAAAAAATCAAGGGCGCGTCGTGAGCTTTGAGATGATCGAGGCGTGCGTTTGGCAGGAGGGTAGCTGCACCGCCGACGCAATACGAAGCTTTGTGTATAAACTACGCAAAAAACTCTACCCAGAGCTCATCCAAAATGCGCAAGGTAGCGGATATGCGCTTATCTTGGGCGAGCAAAATCAGCGCACGGTGAGCCAGGTCGGCTATGTTTGA
- a CDS encoding bifunctional 3,4-dihydroxy-2-butanone 4-phosphate synthase/GTP cyclohydrolase II, with the protein MDRVEQAINDIKNGKMVVMVDDEDRENEGDLVFAATFSDTQKVNFAITHAKGVLCLALNEEIARRLDLNLMVDKNTSCHETAFTVTIDAKNTTTGVSAYERDVTIRLAADPMSKPEDFVRPGHIFPLIAKKGGVLSRTGHTEGSVDLCKLAGLTQAAVICEIVKEDGNMARRPDLEAFCEKFGLNMVSVSELVQYRLKHESLIEIKEKSEAKIAGFDALKCEILDHRGERHYAFVFGEIKEKTAVKFHQISSDVELLCSGKFDDLRGSLEYLAKNGGVAVFLQGEEKCGGQVKDYGIGAQILHKLGVSRIELLSANKNKDFVALKGFGLDIAGYKE; encoded by the coding sequence ATGGATAGAGTAGAGCAGGCCATAAACGACATCAAAAACGGCAAAATGGTCGTCATGGTCGACGATGAAGACCGCGAAAACGAGGGCGATCTGGTATTTGCGGCGACGTTTAGCGACACGCAAAAGGTAAATTTCGCCATCACTCACGCAAAAGGCGTGCTGTGTCTCGCGCTAAACGAGGAGATCGCGCGTCGTCTTGATCTAAATTTGATGGTGGATAAAAACACATCTTGCCACGAGACGGCGTTTACAGTCACCATAGACGCCAAAAACACGACTACGGGCGTGAGCGCATACGAGCGCGACGTCACGATCCGCCTAGCGGCTGACCCTATGTCAAAGCCTGAGGACTTCGTGCGCCCGGGACATATTTTCCCGCTCATCGCTAAAAAAGGCGGCGTGCTAAGCCGCACCGGGCACACCGAAGGCTCGGTCGATCTATGCAAGCTTGCAGGTCTAACGCAAGCAGCCGTCATCTGCGAGATCGTAAAAGAGGACGGAAATATGGCTCGCAGACCCGATCTAGAGGCGTTTTGCGAGAAATTTGGACTAAATATGGTCTCGGTCTCCGAGCTCGTGCAGTACCGCCTAAAACACGAAAGCCTAATCGAGATAAAAGAAAAAAGTGAGGCCAAGATAGCGGGTTTTGACGCGCTAAAATGCGAGATCCTGGATCACAGGGGCGAGCGCCACTATGCTTTTGTTTTTGGCGAGATAAAAGAAAAAACCGCGGTCAAATTTCATCAAATTTCAAGCGACGTCGAGCTGCTTTGCTCGGGTAAATTCGACGACTTGCGCGGCTCGCTCGAGTATCTAGCTAAAAACGGCGGCGTCGCGGTATTTTTACAAGGCGAGGAGAAGTGCGGCGGACAGGTCAAGGATTACGGTATCGGCGCGCAAATTTTACACAAACTAGGCGTCAGCCGTATCGAGCTTTTAAGCGCGAATAAAAACAAAGATTTTGTTGCATTAAAGGGCTTTGGGCTTGACATCGCGGGCTACAAAGAGTAA
- a CDS encoding PAS domain-containing sensor histidine kinase, with product MTSRATKSNANGPSEVARAFAKTLNLGLLYADKNGTIKFINKKFEHIFALAPKIFYGAKFDELIAAAQGLGELKSFENLKNSPLNSSDFIVKKDEKSFRLNVSNVLEGGVKFDGFILAVTDVTHEKELEKKELEQRRSVLVHAKTALVGEMINSISHQQRQPLSALGLYLDNIEECANEGEFERIPAQIAACKKSLRLMDETIKAFRNFYSSGEGAEKFDLVNIINELILIVRPELNSHGIELKFAHESGKCELKSVASYVRQILLSLLSNAKDALVDSGCETPQILIELKKVGGLFCVSVSDNGGGVKADSDKIFELFFTTKNTGTGTGLNVARELAVKKLGGSLELENAANPTKFTLFLGEI from the coding sequence TTGACATCGCGGGCTACAAAGAGTAACGCAAACGGGCCTAGCGAGGTAGCGCGAGCCTTTGCCAAGACGCTAAATTTGGGGCTTTTGTACGCGGATAAAAATGGCACCATAAAATTTATAAATAAAAAATTTGAGCATATTTTCGCTCTGGCGCCAAAAATTTTTTACGGAGCTAAATTTGATGAGCTAATAGCCGCGGCGCAGGGGCTTGGCGAGCTAAAAAGCTTTGAAAATCTCAAAAATAGCCCGCTAAACTCGAGCGATTTTATAGTAAAAAAGGACGAAAAAAGCTTCAGACTAAATGTCTCGAACGTGCTTGAGGGCGGGGTGAAATTTGACGGATTTATCCTCGCGGTCACCGACGTCACGCACGAAAAAGAGCTCGAAAAAAAGGAGCTTGAGCAAAGGCGCTCGGTTCTGGTTCACGCTAAAACCGCGCTGGTTGGCGAGATGATAAACTCCATCTCGCATCAGCAGCGCCAGCCTCTAAGCGCGCTGGGGCTGTATCTAGATAACATCGAGGAGTGCGCGAACGAGGGCGAATTTGAGCGCATACCCGCTCAAATCGCAGCCTGCAAAAAGAGCCTAAGGCTCATGGACGAAACGATAAAGGCGTTTAGAAATTTTTATTCAAGCGGCGAGGGAGCGGAGAAATTTGATCTCGTTAATATCATAAACGAGCTTATTTTGATAGTTAGGCCAGAGCTAAACTCTCACGGCATCGAGCTAAAATTTGCTCACGAGAGCGGCAAATGCGAGCTTAAAAGCGTCGCTAGCTACGTGAGGCAGATCCTGCTATCCTTGCTCTCAAACGCCAAGGACGCGCTGGTTGATAGCGGATGCGAAACGCCGCAAATTTTGATCGAACTAAAAAAGGTGGGCGGGCTATTTTGCGTGAGCGTGAGCGATAACGGCGGCGGGGTAAAAGCAGATAGCGATAAAATTTTCGAGCTATTTTTTACGACGAAAAATACGGGCACCGGCACGGGGCTAAACGTAGCTAGGGAGCTTGCCGTAAAAAAACTAGGCGGGTCGCTGGAGCTTGAAAATGCGGCAAATCCGACTAAATTTACGCTATTTTTGGGCGAAATTTAG